ATGCTCATTCGCTGGGAAATATTCTGGTTCAAATTCTCCACGAACTAATGTCACATTATGGTGGGAAAACCAGTGATTAAAGTGTAAAATAAGCCAATCAACTTGCTCAGACTCTAATTTTGAGCTTGGCCATGGTGAGAGTTGCACCACGTCAGGTAAAAGAGGGTTCTGGTGGGTTGAATGGGTGCAAACGAGTAATGAAGTGTTAACTTCAGGTTGCGGCTGCAACAGGTGCATTGCTTAATTTACCCCGAGTTCTGTCTAAAGAAGTACAAAATTGTATCTTAATCTTTGACAGAGTACCGATGAATTTGTAGAATTGCCGCCTTAATTATGTCAGCAAATACCTTTCCGGCACAGATTGAGCCGTTTAAATGGGCTGAACAAGGCTTTACATGGTCAGGTCAACTGCCATTGTCTCGCTTTGCTCGTATTGCTCGTGAAGCTGTTGGGTCAATTGATAACCAATTGATCAACATAGACTGTAAGCTATCAATGGATGCCTATCATCGCATTGTGTGGTTAGATGGTCACATGGAAACAAAAGTTCCAATGGAGTGCCAACGTTGTTTGGAACCTGTTGAAATGCCAATTGTTTCTGACTTTCATATTGCACTTGTAGATGATGAGTCACTGATAGAGCGCTTGGATGAGGATGCTGATTTCATCGTTTTAGGTGAAAGTGAGTCTTCGACAAAAGGTGATTTTGATACACCTGCCTCGATCAACTTACTCGCATTACTAGAAGATGAACTGTTATTGTTGATGCCTTTATCTCCCAAGCATGATGCTTGTGAACATAAACATCAACCTACCATTCAGAACGTTGTCGAAGAGAAACGGGATAATCCGTTTGATGTTTTGGCAGGTTTGAAGGGTAAACTTAACTCATAATTTGTGTTATGATTATGGGATAAGACAACTGAATTTGTTCTGATCCATTTTTTCGATCTTTGTAAGGAGCCATCATGGCCGTTCAGCAAAACCGTAAAAGTCGCTCTCGCCGTGACATGCGCCGTTCACATGACGCTTTAACCGAGAATGCATTAACAGTAGACCAAGCAACTGGTGAAACTCATCGTCGTCACCACGTGACTAAAGACGGTTTCTACCGTGGTCGCCAATTATTCGCTAAAGCAGCTGATGCTGAATAATTGCATGATATGCATTAAGCGTGATGCTTAAGTATAGAAAAAATGGGAGCGAAAGCTCCCTTTTTTTGTTGTTTTTCGCAATTATAAATATACAAATTAAATGTTAAATTTCCGCTCCAGAGAAATGAGTGAAAACCCAAAAAGGATTTCTTATGTCTGCTAAACGTCTTGAACAAGTAGCTTTAGCCACAAAAACTGCATTTGTGTTTCCAGGTCAAGGTTCACAAAAAGTTGGTATGCTCGCTGAACTCGCAGAACAGTTTAGTGGAGTTGGGCAAACTTTTGCCGAAGCTTCAGACGCGCTAGGATTTGATCTTTGGCACATTGCACAAAGTGGTGAAGGTTTAGACCAAACAGAAAATACCCAGCCTGTATTATTAACTGCCAGTATTGCTTTATGGCGTTTATGGTTAGATTTAGGTGGTTTAGCCCCTAAATACCTTGCAGGTCACTCTTTAGGTGAATACAGCGCTTTAGTTGCAGCAGGTTCAATGAGTTTGGCGGATGCAGTTAAGTTAGTTAATTTGCGTGGAAAACTCATGCAAAATGCTGTTCCTCAAGGGGAAGGCGCTATGGCTGCTATTCTTGGTTTAGCTGATGATAAAGTAGTTGAATTGTGCCAGAGCGTATCTGCATTAGGCCAAGGTTCAGTTGAAGCAGCAAACTATAATTCACAAGGTCAAGTTGTGATTGCTGGTAGTACTGCATCTGTACAGCAAGTTATGGCATTGGCAAAAGAACAATCTGCTAAAGCAATTGCTTTACCGGTTTCTGTTCCATCACATTGTTCATTGATGAAGCCGGCAGCAGAAAAATTTGCAGAA
The window above is part of the Acinetobacter baumannii genome. Proteins encoded here:
- the fabD gene encoding ACP S-malonyltransferase, yielding MSAKRLEQVALATKTAFVFPGQGSQKVGMLAELAEQFSGVGQTFAEASDALGFDLWHIAQSGEGLDQTENTQPVLLTASIALWRLWLDLGGLAPKYLAGHSLGEYSALVAAGSMSLADAVKLVNLRGKLMQNAVPQGEGAMAAILGLADDKVVELCQSVSALGQGSVEAANYNSQGQVVIAGSTASVQQVMALAKEQSAKAIALPVSVPSHCSLMKPAAEKFAEALEQTAIELPTIPVIQNVNAGIATDVAQLRQALTAQLYQSVQWTRTMQSLQDQGIQYIVECGPGTVLSNLAKRLPNIEKAFSIDSKSKMEDALNAVLVAEGKIA
- the rpmF gene encoding 50S ribosomal protein L32, which translates into the protein MAVQQNRKSRSRRDMRRSHDALTENALTVDQATGETHRRHHVTKDGFYRGRQLFAKAADAE
- a CDS encoding YceD family protein, producing the protein MSANTFPAQIEPFKWAEQGFTWSGQLPLSRFARIAREAVGSIDNQLINIDCKLSMDAYHRIVWLDGHMETKVPMECQRCLEPVEMPIVSDFHIALVDDESLIERLDEDADFIVLGESESSTKGDFDTPASINLLALLEDELLLLMPLSPKHDACEHKHQPTIQNVVEEKRDNPFDVLAGLKGKLNS